A genomic stretch from Penicillium digitatum chromosome 4, complete sequence includes:
- a CDS encoding mitochondrial 54S ribosomal protein bL31m: MSMHTSLRRTAATIINSTTTILPTRLPTQSSSTTFVCSQCRHATLLRRPKRPYTFTQLITLSDGSTFTHRTTSPAPIYRSTRDTRNSLLWNPSSSKLMNVEEDEAGRLAAFRARFGRSYDASAPVEGETAAKDPVAAKQAEAEAKAQAKVEQEEEDNLLDLISAFGQNEAPPPPEKKTKFTGKK, translated from the coding sequence ATGTCAATGCACACCTCCCTCCGCCGCACCGCGGCCACAATCATCAACTCAACAACCACCATCCTTCCTACAAGACTCCCCACGCAATCGAGCAGCACGACCTTCGTCTGCTCTCAATGCCGACATGCAACTCTCCTCCGTCGCCCCAAGCGCCCCTACACCTTCACACAGCTCATCACCCTCTCTGACGGCAGCACCTTCACTCACCGCACGACCTCGCCAGCCCCGATTTACCGTTCCACGCGCGACACGCGCAACTCCCTCCTCTGGAACCCATCCAGCAGCAAGCTGATGAAcgtcgaggaagatgaggcgGGTCGTCTCGCGGCTTTCCGTGCCAGATTCGGTCGCAGCTATGATGCCAGCGCGCCTGTTGAAGGAGAGACGGCGGCGAAGGACCCTGTTGCTGCTAAGCAGGCCGAGGCGGAGGCCAAGGCTCAGGCTAAGGTGGAgcaggaggaggaggataACTTGCTTGATTTGATTAGCGCTTTCGGGCAGAATGAGGCGCCgcccccgcccgagaagaAGACCAAGTTCACTGGAAAGAAGTAG